One Deinococcus psychrotolerans genomic window carries:
- a CDS encoding alpha/beta hydrolase, translated as MPGAELHATLTIPDSVGCPPVLMILAGSGPTDRDGNSPIGVHSNVYRKLARALAGAGYAVLRPDKRLIGESTVSDPREDVLTFGTYIQDAEAWLRWLDERTDLAQVGVIGHSEGALIGLGAALDTPVGAYVSLAGAGENVFSLVTRQLHANTATPVLLLQEAERIMVSLRAGQTVAAVSPELMGLFRPSVQPYMISWMRLDPPAMLSRLNVPALIVQGDRDVQVSVQDAQNLAAAQPKAQLSVIAGMNHILVDAPAALPENLATYAQPELPLNTELVQTLTHFLDRVMK; from the coding sequence GTGCCCGGCGCAGAATTGCACGCGACCCTGACCATCCCGGACAGCGTGGGCTGTCCGCCGGTGCTGATGATCCTGGCAGGCAGTGGCCCAACCGACCGCGACGGCAACAGTCCAATCGGTGTCCACAGCAACGTCTACCGTAAGCTGGCCCGGGCACTTGCAGGAGCTGGATACGCCGTCCTGCGCCCGGACAAGCGCTTAATCGGTGAGAGCACCGTCAGCGATCCGCGAGAAGATGTTCTGACCTTTGGCACCTACATTCAGGATGCTGAAGCCTGGCTCCGCTGGCTGGATGAACGGACCGATCTGGCGCAGGTGGGCGTCATTGGCCACAGCGAGGGGGCCCTGATCGGTTTGGGAGCTGCCCTCGACACGCCGGTGGGCGCTTACGTGAGCCTGGCTGGGGCCGGAGAGAACGTCTTTAGTCTTGTTACCCGTCAGCTTCACGCGAACACCGCGACCCCGGTTCTGCTGCTTCAGGAAGCTGAACGGATTATGGTCTCGCTGCGGGCAGGTCAAACGGTAGCCGCCGTCAGCCCGGAGCTGATGGGCTTGTTCCGGCCCAGCGTGCAGCCCTACATGATCTCCTGGATGAGACTTGACCCTCCAGCTATGCTGAGTCGCCTGAACGTGCCTGCGCTGATCGTGCAGGGCGACCGGGACGTGCAGGTTTCGGTGCAGGACGCCCAGAACCTGGCAGCGGCCCAGCCGAAGGCCCAGCTGAGCGTCATCGCGGGCATGAACCATATTCTGGTGGACGCGCCCGCCGCGCTGCCTGAGAACTTGGCGACCTACGCCCAGCCGGAGTTGCCACTCAACACCGAATTGGTTCAGACCCTGACGCATTTTCTGGACCGGGTGATGAAGTGA
- a CDS encoding DUF4342 domain-containing protein translates to MNVQNKTTVSEAAAIPTDSTFVEELQMSGADLVGQLHELMKEGNARRVTVLNEHGDELISISLTLGAVAGGLVALSVPALAAVGALAALATHVKVIVTRDSPAQAPVEEGLPEQVAMTP, encoded by the coding sequence ATGAACGTTCAGAACAAGACGACGGTCTCAGAGGCTGCGGCCATCCCTACAGACTCCACCTTTGTGGAAGAGCTCCAGATGAGCGGCGCAGATCTCGTCGGGCAGCTTCATGAATTGATGAAGGAAGGCAATGCCCGCCGCGTGACAGTGCTGAATGAACACGGCGATGAGCTGATTAGTATTTCGCTGACCCTCGGCGCGGTGGCGGGCGGGCTGGTGGCCCTCTCGGTTCCTGCGCTGGCTGCCGTGGGTGCCCTGGCCGCCCTGGCGACCCATGTGAAGGTGATCGTGACCCGTGACAGCCCTGCCCAGGCACCGGTAGAGGAAGGGCTTCCGGAACAGGTCGCCATGACCCCGTGA
- a CDS encoding HD domain-containing phosphohydrolase, with the protein MLPLFQPGSVHPFDWVEDVIFILDAHERLTFVNAFALNAWEKESHELLGRGYQDALPTKAQPEVMAAFRHVLSTQQRTELEVLGDRHQGWIGLIIYPNQGGLIVHVRPLPRSTGTTTHTDFDALTGCLTRIAFVRAQRTLIFPHVLAILDLNLLKSVNTLRGHSGGDAHIRTVAFALREALPAEALICRWGGDEFVILMPGHDQTALQELLDETNSALPGPIPDILAFTVGLTIWEADTAYERAFAIADEQLQLRKELLREAVPGQREADSFVTFSQELEALQDPGDLIQHSLNRLLNLLNFDQAAYAIIDGDEAFFSHQALREGVPAPQPALNVRVPLAETGLVDTVHRTRTTAWSTDYPSILDSMPSVIAQGVKSGLVTPVFSHGQVVAAIILRTVNRWQTITPQMRKIVELTALRLEHALELRRAVSEVRSILEAGMLTLGLVLETRDFGNSGHTHRAAMMAARLGEHLGLNTTDLHYLRKGAYLHDLGKLYVPDELLRKPGRLTQEEWAVMQSHVVQGHDLATRIAGLSAQTLDVIRSHHERWDGSGYPDGLTGTDIPLNARIFAVCDVYDALISERPYKDAWSHESTVLEIERQSGQHFDPDVVRAFLSLMEENE; encoded by the coding sequence ATGCTTCCTCTCTTCCAGCCCGGCAGTGTGCACCCGTTCGACTGGGTAGAAGACGTCATCTTCATCCTCGACGCCCATGAACGCTTGACCTTCGTGAACGCCTTCGCCCTGAACGCTTGGGAAAAGGAATCTCACGAATTGCTCGGGCGGGGCTATCAGGACGCCCTTCCGACGAAAGCCCAACCTGAAGTCATGGCCGCTTTCAGGCACGTTCTGTCGACTCAGCAGCGGACGGAACTGGAAGTGTTGGGTGATCGCCATCAGGGATGGATCGGTCTGATCATCTACCCAAATCAGGGCGGTCTGATCGTACACGTCCGGCCACTTCCCAGAAGCACCGGAACGACCACGCATACCGACTTCGACGCGCTGACCGGCTGCCTCACGCGAATTGCCTTCGTGCGAGCGCAACGCACCCTGATCTTCCCGCACGTTCTGGCCATCCTCGACCTGAACTTGCTGAAGAGCGTCAACACCCTGCGCGGACACAGCGGCGGAGACGCTCACATCCGTACCGTCGCCTTCGCCCTGCGAGAAGCGTTGCCTGCGGAAGCCTTGATTTGCCGGTGGGGCGGAGATGAGTTCGTGATCCTCATGCCCGGCCATGATCAAACGGCGCTCCAGGAGCTGCTGGATGAGACGAACAGTGCGTTGCCGGGTCCGATACCGGACATCCTGGCGTTCACCGTCGGTCTGACCATCTGGGAAGCCGATACGGCTTACGAGCGTGCGTTCGCTATCGCTGACGAACAACTCCAACTCCGCAAAGAACTACTCCGGGAAGCCGTCCCAGGCCAGCGCGAAGCCGACTCCTTCGTGACGTTCTCTCAGGAACTCGAGGCCCTTCAGGATCCTGGAGACCTGATTCAGCACAGCCTGAACCGACTGCTGAACCTGCTCAACTTCGATCAGGCCGCCTACGCCATCATCGATGGCGACGAAGCCTTCTTCTCCCATCAGGCCCTCCGCGAGGGTGTTCCGGCTCCACAACCGGCCCTGAATGTCCGGGTACCTCTCGCCGAGACTGGACTGGTCGATACGGTGCACCGCACGCGGACGACGGCGTGGAGTACCGATTACCCGAGCATTTTGGACAGCATGCCGAGTGTGATCGCGCAGGGTGTCAAGAGTGGCCTCGTCACACCGGTCTTCAGTCATGGGCAGGTAGTCGCCGCCATCATCCTGCGCACCGTGAACCGCTGGCAGACCATCACGCCGCAGATGCGAAAGATCGTGGAACTCACCGCGCTACGCCTAGAGCATGCTCTCGAACTGCGCCGCGCGGTGAGTGAAGTCCGCTCGATTCTGGAAGCGGGCATGCTGACGCTCGGCCTCGTCCTCGAAACCAGGGACTTCGGGAACAGTGGCCACACTCACCGCGCCGCCATGATGGCGGCGCGGCTCGGCGAACATCTCGGTCTGAACACCACTGATCTCCACTACCTGCGCAAGGGGGCCTACCTGCATGACCTGGGAAAACTCTACGTTCCGGACGAGCTGCTCAGAAAACCCGGACGCCTGACCCAGGAGGAGTGGGCCGTCATGCAGAGCCACGTCGTCCAGGGGCACGACCTGGCTACCCGGATCGCTGGACTCTCTGCACAAACACTGGACGTCATCCGCTCGCACCATGAGCGCTGGGACGGCAGCGGTTACCCGGATGGCCTCACTGGAACAGACATTCCGCTGAATGCGCGGATCTTCGCGGTCTGCGATGTGTACGACGCCCTAATCAGCGAACGGCCTTACAAGGACGCTTGGAGTCACGAGAGCACTGTTTTAGAGATCGAACGGCAGTCTGGTCAGCATTTTGATCCGGACGTCGTTCGTGCCTTTCTGAGCCTGATGGAGGAGAACGAATAG
- a CDS encoding universal stress protein has translation MFDHILVPIDGSPLSALALPVAAEMARCHHSTLTVLYVVLPLPMIYGDSAFAPSNLGASARAKAQGERLLEDAHIAMGSPNIRLLCLEDGDSDIAQAIADVAEQQQCSLVVMGTRGRSEPQHSVLDSVAEEVMCLVEMPVLLIRAPKTAPSQSSETEESQRAAMLEVSA, from the coding sequence GTGTTTGACCATATCCTTGTCCCCATTGACGGCAGTCCACTCAGCGCACTCGCCCTGCCGGTGGCCGCCGAAATGGCGCGTTGCCACCACAGTACCTTGACCGTGCTGTACGTCGTGCTCCCGCTCCCCATGATTTACGGCGATTCGGCTTTTGCCCCCAGCAATCTGGGGGCCAGTGCACGCGCCAAGGCTCAAGGTGAGCGCCTGCTGGAAGACGCCCACATCGCGATGGGTTCCCCTAACATCCGCCTGCTGTGTCTGGAGGACGGCGATTCAGACATCGCTCAGGCGATTGCCGATGTGGCCGAGCAGCAACAATGCTCGCTGGTGGTGATGGGCACCCGCGGTCGCAGCGAGCCGCAGCATTCCGTTCTGGACAGTGTCGCCGAGGAAGTGATGTGTCTGGTCGAGATGCCCGTGCTGCTGATCCGCGCCCCAAAAACCGCCCCCTCCCAGTCAAGCGAGACTGAGGAATCGCAGCGGGCGGCCATGCTGGAAGTCAGCGCATAA